The stretch of DNA GAACTCCTCGGGATCGGCGGAGGCATCGAGCCGCTGCAACTGGCCCATCTTGTCCGCCTTGACCCGGGTGATCTGCAGTTCAAACAGCCGCGCCAGGATGTCCCTGCAGTACCGCAGCACTCCCTCAGCGGTGTTGGCAGGCAGCGGCACGACGGCGAGTTCGGACACGAGCGGCCTGAGCGGCTCGGGGACTTCCTGCAGCAGCTGCTCCACCCAGCGCGCCGGATCCCCGGCGAAGCCGAGCCCGGTGGCCCGGATCGCCTCGTGGATGGCGAGGTAGGCCGGCGTCGAAAAGCGCGCCTCCGAGAACCGCTGCCATGTCTCGCCTTCCAGCATCGCCGGTTCCTGGAGGGCGACCTCGAGCGCCTGGCGTTCCATCGCCGCCACCGGGTCCCGGGGATCTGGCCGGTTGAAGGACGGCAGGGCCGGCGACGGCGGCAAGGGCGCCACTCCCGGCGCGGATCCTCCGGAAGCGTACCCTCGGGCGATCCCGTGCCCGCCCCCGTGGTCCTGCCTGTTGCCCTGCCCGTTCCCTCCGGCCCCGGAGCCTTGGGCCCGCTTGGCAGCCGCGCCGACGGCCCGGTTGACCTCCTCGACCGGCATGCCCAGCCAGCCGGCGAGCTCGCGGGCGTAGCCCGGACGGATCGCGGCGTCGCGGATCTGCGCCACGACGGGGGCGGCTTCGCGCAGGGCTGCGATCCGGCCTTCGACTGTGTCGAGGTTGTGCCTTTTCAAGGACGCGCGGATGGCAAATTCGAACAGCGGGCGGCGGGTGTTGATCAGGTCACGGACCGCGGAATCGCCCTTGGACTGGCGGAGGTCGCAGGGGTCGGCGCCGTTGGGTTCGACCGCGACGTAGGTCTGCGCCACGAAGCGCTGGTCCTCTTCGAAGGCGCGCAGCGCCGCCTTCTGGCCGGCGGCGTCGCCGTCGAAGGTGAAGATGACCTCTCCCCCGCTGCCGTCGTCCGAGAGCAGCCGGCGGGCGATCTTGATGTGCTCGGTACCGAAGGCGGTGCCGCAGGTGGCAACCGCCGTCGTGATTCCGGCCAGGTGGCAGGCCATCACGTCGGTGTAGCCTTCCACCACCACGAGCTGGCGTTCCCTGGCGATGTTCCGCTTGGCGAGGTCGATCCCGTAGAGGACCTGGGACTTCTTGTAGAGCGCGGTCTCGGGGGTGTTGAGGTACTTGGGGCCCTGGTCGTCCTCGTACAGCTTGCGCGCGCCGAAGCCGATCGTGTCGCCGGCGATGTCCCGGATGGGCCAGATCAGCCGGCCGCGGAAACGGTCGTAGATCCCCCGGCCGCCTTCAGAAAACATCCCGGTCAGCTTCAGTTCGGGGTCCGTGTAGCCGCGGCCGCGGAGGTGCTTGAGCAGGGAGTCCCAGCCCTGCGGGGCGTAGCCGACGCCGAACTGTTCGGATGCCGCGCGGTCGAAGCCGCGGCCGTAGAGGAAGTTGCGGCCTTCGGTGGCCGCCGGGGTCAGAAGCTGTGCGCGGAAGAATTCATCGGCCACCTTGTGGGCGTCCAGCAGCCGCTGCCGCCGGCCGATCTCGTCCCGGTTGGGACCGGAGCCGCCGTCCTCGTAATGGAGTTCGAAGCCGATCCTGGACGCCAGCTTTTCCACCGCCTCCTGGAACGAGGTGTGGTCCAGTTTCTGCACGAAGGAGATGACGTCGCCGTCCTCGCCGCAGCCGAAGCAGTGGTACCGCCCGGCCTGCGGACGGACGGTGAAAGAGGGCGAGCGCTCGTCGTGGAAAGGGCAGAGGCCCTTGAAGGATCCCAGCCCCGCGCCCTTCAGGGTGACGTAGCCGTCGACAACTTCCTTGATGTCCGTGCGCTGGCGTACTTCGTCAATATCAACACGCTTGATCAGGCCGGACACAGTGCCATCCTAGTCACCACAGCGACGGCAGGCTGCCGACGAGCCGTTCGTAGAGGGCCAGCGCGGAGCCGTCCGTGAGCGATGCGACCTGGTCGATGACGACGCGCAGCCGTGCGCCGTCGTCCTCCGCGTCGCGCCAGTCGGCGGCGAACATCGGCTCCAGGTGGCGGTCCCCAGTGGCGGTCAGGGCGGTGACCAGCGCATGCAGGACCTCACGCTGGCGTTCGTAGATGGGCTGCCGGTGTTCGGTGGTCATCACGAAGGTGGTGGCCAGGCCCTTCATCACCGCGATTTCCATCACGGTCTCGTCCGGAACGATCAGCTCCGCGTTGTAGCGGGTGAGGTTCTCCGGTCCGTAGACGGCGCGGGTGGCTTCGAGGGCGCTCTGGCAGAACCGGCCGATGAGCTGGCTGGTCATGTCCTTCAGCGCTGCCATGGACTTGCGGCTGCCGTCGGCCTCGCGCACCCAGACCCTCGTCGCCTCAAGCCTGGCCAGCGCGGCGTCGATGGCGGCGGGATCATTGTGCGGCAGGTACCACTGCTTGGCGTAGCCCACGACGCGGGCACGGTGGTCAGGGTTGTCCATCCAGCGGAGCTGGAAGTGGCCGGCGACGATCGCGTCCTCGACGTCGTGCACGGAATAGGAGATGTCGTCCGCGAGGTCCATGACCTGTGCTTCCAGGCAGGATCGGCGTCCCGGGGCGCCCTCGCGGATCCAGTCGAAGATCGGCAGATCGTCCTCGTAGGCGCCGAATTTGCTGGTCCGTTCGCCGTGGAGGACGGGGGCGTTCTCGGCCGACCACGGGTATTTGGCGGCGGCGTCGAGGCTGGCGCGGGTCAGGTTCAGCCCGGCGGGCCGTCCGTCCGGGGCCAGGACCTTCGGTTCCAGCCGGGTCAGCAGGCGCAGGGTCTGGGCGTTGCCTTCGAAGCCGCCGATCGCGTGCGCAACCTCGTTCAGGGCGGATTCGCCGTTGTGCCCGAAGGGCGGATGGCCCAGGTCATGGCTGAGGCAGGCGGTGTCAACGACGTCGGGGTCGCAGCCCAGGGCATGGCCCAGCTCGCGGCCCACCTGCGCGACTTCGAGGCTGTGCGTGAGCCGGGTGCGCACGAAGTCATCGGTGTCCGGGGCCACCACCTGGGTCTTGGCGCCAAGCCGGCGCAGGGCCGAGGAGTGCAGGACCCGGGCGCGGTCGCGCTCGAAATCGGAGCGGTAGGTGGATTTGGGCGGCTCCTCCACCCAGCGGGCGCAGTCGCGGGCCTCGTAGCCGTCCAGCACCGGGGCGGTGGTCCTGGTCTCAGCCACCGGAGACGTCCAGTTCGGCGTGGCAGATCTCGCGCGACTGTTCGGCGTCCATCGTGCGGTCCAGCAGCCAGTCCTTGGGCAGCGCGGGCCTCTTGGGCGAACCCGCACGGCCGCGCGGACCCTCGGCGTCGACACCGGGGTACGGCGAATCAAGATCCAGCTGGTCCAGCGTCCCGCGCAGCACCTCGAGGCTTGTCACGAGCGCCAGCCTGGTGCGCAGTTCGCTGCCGACGACGTAGCCCTTGAAGTACCAGGCGATGTGCTTGCGGATCTCACGCAGGGCCTTGCCCTCGTCGCCGAAGGTCTCGACCATGAGCTGGGCGTGGCGGTAGACGCTTTCGGCCACCTTGCGCAGGTCCGGCTTGTGGCGGACGTCGCTGCCTTCAAAGGCCGCCATGAGGTCCCCGAACAGCCACGGCCGGCCCTGGCAGCCGCGGCCCACCACCACGCCGTCGACGCCGGTTTCGCGGACCATCCGGATGGCGTCGTCCGCGGACCAGATGTCGCCGTTGCCGAGCACCGGGATGTCCGGCAGCGCCTCGCGCAGCCGGGCGATGGCAGACCAGTCGGCCTGCCCGGAATAGAACTGTGCGGTGGTGCGGCCGTGAAGCGTGACGGCGGCCACGCCCGAATCCCGGGCGATCCGGCCGGCATCGAGGTACGTCAGGTGGTCCTCGTCGATGCCCTTGCGCATCTTGATGGTCAGCGGGATGTTGCCGTTGGAGGCCTCCTTGACGGCGGTCCGGACGATCGAGGTGAACAGGTCCGTCTTCCACGGCAGGGCCGATCCGCCCCCGCGCCGGGTGACCTTGGGGACCGGGCAGCCGAAGTTGAGGTCGATATGGTCCGCGCGGTCCTCTTCGACCAGCAACCGCACGGCCGCACCGACGGTCACCGGGTCCACGCCGTAGAGCTGGACGGAGCGGACCTTTTCGTCGTCGTCGTGCGCGATGATCCGCAGCGATTCGGGCGTGCGCTCCACGAGGGCACGCGAGGTGACCATCTCCGCCACGTACAGGCCGCCGCCGTACTCACGGCAGAGCCTGCGGAAGGCGGAGTTGGTGATGCCCGCCATGGGTGCCAGGATCACGGGGGTGTCCACCGTGAGGGGGCCCAGCCTCAGGGGCGGGAGTTCCAGCTTGGGGGCGGGAGGCGTTGCTACAACAGTCACCCGTCCATTGTCTCAAAGCCGGGCAAATCGGCTGCGTCCACCTCGGCTATGTGGGTAAATTGCCTCAGCTCCGGACGGCGGCCCGGCGCCCGCGGCGGGTGTCGGGCGCCGTTTCGGACCCGCCGGCGGCGTCACCCCCGCGGTCGCGGCCGGTGACGCCGACGGCGTCGTCCGCCGCCCGGGGCGGGGCCTGCACGGCAGCGCTGACGCGGCCGCCCGTTGTCATCCGGACGCCGCGGGCGCCGGCCTTGATTCCGGTGGCTTTGACCACGAGCACCGCGATCAGCGTGGTGACGGGGATCGCCAGGACCAGCCCGATGGAGCCGACGAGCGTGCGGATCACTTCTTCGGACAGTTCGGCGCTGGTGAGGGCGTCCCCCAGGGGCCGCTCGTAGAGCATCACGATGATCAGGATGGGCAGCGCGGCGCCGGCGTAGGCGAACGCGATGGTGTAGACGGTGGAGGCGATGTGGTCGCGGCCGATCCGCATGGCGGAACTGAAGAGCTTTCGGGCGCTGGTCTGCGGGGCGAGTTCCCACAGTTCCCAGACGGCGGAGGACTGGGTAATGGTGACGTCGTTCAGGACGCCCAGCCCGGAAATAATGAGGCCGCACAGGATGATCCCGGAGATCGAGATGTGGTCTGAAATGTTGGCGAGCGTGGCGGCGTCGTGGTTGCCCACCCCGGCAAGGTTCGCGGCGTCGGTGGCCCAGGCAGCCAGCAGCGAGGTGATGCCGAGGCCGAACATGGTGCCCAGCAGGGCCGTCGACGTCCGGGCGGAGAAGCCGTGGGCGAAGTAGAGCACCCCAATCATGATCACCGTGGACCCGACGAGTGCCAGGAGCAGCGGAGGCTTTCCTTCCACCAGCCCGGGGAGAATGAAGGAGACCAGCACGGCGTAAGCCCCCACGAGGCCGATCAGGGCCCGCAGCCCGCGCCAGCGCGCCACCGCGATCACGACGACGGCATAGAGCAAAGCGAGGAAGATGATGGGCAGCGTGCGGACGAAGTCGACGAAGACATAGGCGGGCGAGCCCTGGCCTGCGGCGGCGCCCTGGGCCTGGGAGAGATTCAGGTAGCGGATGTTGTCGCCGGGCTTGACGCCGTGGGATTTGGCGACGTCGGGGTTGATGACGACCTTGACGGGATTGCCGCCCTTGTCCGGCTCGGTGTAGGCGAAGGTGCACTGCGAGCCCTGCTGCGCAGGCTGCCCGTCCATGCAGTTGCCTGACACCACCCGCTGGATCTTGCCGGTGTCGAAGGTAACGCCGGGCGCCGCCGCGTACGGGCTGGCCAGTGTGATGCCCTCCTTGCTGCCCGAGGGCCACATCATCACCATGGCGGCGAGCGTCAGGAGCGTCAGCGGGACCAGGACAGCGGCCAGGATCCAGTTGGCTTTCTTCCGGGCGGCGAGCGCCTGGGGCGTCGGCTCAGCATGGTCCGTGTGGGCATGTGAATGTCCGGCACCCATCAGCAGTTCAACCTCATGCCATGCAACTTTACGGCCTGCGCGGAGTCCTGCCGCACACGAGAAGCCCCCGGCACCCGCCGGGCTGCCGGGGGCTTCACACGCCCTTTGACCGGATCCCGGAGGCTTTACTGGGGAGGGATGTTCTGGTTGATGTGGAAGAGGTTCTGCGGATCATACTTGGCTTTGATGGCACTCAGTCGCTTGAAGTTCTCCCCATAGTTCTCCGCAACTCTGGGCAGGTCATCGCCGTCCATGAAGTTGATGTAGCCGCCGGGCGCCGAATAGGGCCGCAGGGCGGCCGCATACTCCCGCACCCAGGCGATGTTGGCCTCGTTATCGGCAGGATCGGACCAAATGCCGGCAATCACCGGGGCGAACTTCACGTTGCGGTTCGCGAAGGCCGTTTCGGTGGCCCCCACCCGCTGCACAGCTCCGTCGATGGAGTAGAGGTGCACGGCGGTTTGCACGCTGGGCACTCTGCTCCCGTAGTCGAGGTGAGTATTAATGGCGCCGTCGTTGAGCTCGGCCAGGAAGTCCGCCTTCCAGTAACCCTGCAGCCCCTTGGGCAGCAGCGGGTCGAAGGCCTGGTTCAGGGCCGGGTAGGGCATTGGCCCGACCATGGATCCGGCCACGGGGGCGACGTCCAGGAAAGGCTTCCAACGGCTGGGCCCTTCGGCCTGATCGCCTGCCCACATCCCGACGACGACGGCCACCGGCTTTCCATGCCATTCCTCGGGAAGGAACGGCACCGGCGGCCCGAGGGCGAATCCAAGGAAAGACCCAAACTCTTCGGGGGCTGACGCCAAGTAGTCGCGATAGAACTTCGCCACCGTCTCCGCGTGCTCCATCGGGTAGATGACGATCCCGACGTGGACCATGTCCACCGGATGCAACCGGTACTCCAGCGAGGTCACGACCCCGAAGTTCCCACCGCCGCCGCGCAGCGCCCAGAAGAGATCCTCGTTCTCGCTTTCGCTGGCCGTCACGAATTTTCCCTCCGCCGTCACAACGTCGGCCGAGATGAGGTTGTCGCAGCTGAGGCCGTACTTGCGGGCCAGGTAGCCGATCCCGCCGCCCAAAGTCAGCCCGGCCACGCCGGTCGAGCCCACAATACCGCCGGTGGTCGCCAGCCCGAAGGCATGCGTGGCGTGGTTGAAGTCGGCCCAGGTGGCGCCCGCCTCGGAACGCGCCGTCCTGGCTACGGGATCAACCCGGACCCCCGAGGTGTTGGCGAAGTCGATGACCAAGGCGCCATCCCACGTGCCGAAGCCCGGGGCGCTGTGGCCTCCCCCGCGGATGGCCAGGTCCATGGCGTTGTCGCGGGCGAAGTTGATGCAGGCGATGACATCGGCCACCTGGGACACCCGGACCACCGCCGCCGGGCGCTTGTCGATCATGCCGTTGTAGACCGCGCGTGCCGCATCGTAGTCGGCGTCGGCGGGCGTGACGATCTGCCCGCGGACCTGCTCCCGCAGGCCATCCAAAGATGTTGCGTTCATTTCTGTACCGTCGATTTCATCGTGAGACCCGACCCGGACGGTAATCTGCGCTCCCAGCCGGCATGACGCCCGGAGGTTTACGTCAAAAGAAATACTCCTCCGGCCATGCGCCGTCAATAGGATGCTGCTGTCTGCGGAACGCCCGCGGCGCCGCGCCAATCGCCCGGGCCCTCGGCTCCGAATGGACTATAGGCAGGTCCTGGCGGACCGCGGGAATGCCCGGCGGACGACGTCGGTTCGAAGCCGCGGTTTGACCCGCGGGCGCAGCGACTTATGGTAGGTAATTGACGGATGTGGAGGGCAACGGCGTGGCCAAGCGCAGACTGGACGACCGCGAACATGAGGCGGCCGGGGCGGGGCCGGCAGCCAAGGCTGTATTGACGGTTGCCGAGGCGGCCGGGACCACCCGCGGCGTCGCACTGGTGCTGCACGGCGGGGAGGCGGACAGCTATGGCACCGTCCGCGCCCGGAACCTGAGCCCGGCCCGGATGTTGCCGTTTGTGCAGGCGCTCCGGGCCCAGGGCGGTCCCCACGGCCTGGCCGTGTGGAACCTCCGGAACCGGTACCGGGGGTGGAACGGGGAGGACATGTCCCCTGTCCAGGACGCCCGGTGGGCACTCGCGCAGATCAGCCGCGAGCATCCAAGGCTCCCCGTCTACCTCCTGGGGCACTCGATGGGCGGGCTCACGGCCATGTGCGTAGCCGATGACCCGCAGGTGGCGGCCGTGGTGGCCCTCGCCCCATGGTTGAGCATGGAAACACCGGTGGAACGGGTGGCCGGGAGGCGGATCCTGATCGTCCATGGCACGGAGGACCGCTGGACCAGCCCGGCCAACTCGCTGGCCTACGCACGGCGGGCAGACGGCGTCGCCGAATCCGTGGACTACGTCGCGCTCAAGGGCGCGGGGCACTTCATGCTCCGCCGCGTGGGGCTATGGAACTCGCTCGCGAACGGCTTCATCCTCGACGCTTTCGCGGCGGGCACCGGCATCGGAACCGGGATTGAGGCCGGCACGGAGGCCCTGCGCCGTATCCTGCCCGCGGCCGGCGGCAGCCTTCCGGTGGTGCTGTGATGCCGTTCTTCCCGCTCGGCGCCTTCCTCGCCAGCCTGCCGTGGGCGGCCGCGGCGCTCGCGGTCCTGCTGGCGTTGACCTTCGCGGTCGCCGTACGGCAGGGCCGTCATTCGGTCATGGACACGGTCTGGGGACTCGGCTTTGTGGTGGTGGCCGCTGTCTCCTGGCTGCTCTCGGCAGGACACGGCGACGGCGGCCGCCGCCTGCTGCTCCTGGCCCTGGTGGCGGTGTGGGGCATCCGGCTGGCCGCCCACATCGGGCTGCGCTCACGCGGCGGACACGAGGATCCGCGGTACGTGGACATGCTCTCCGCTGCGCCGGGCTCGCGCCACGTCTATGCTCTGCGGCGGGTTTACCTGCCGCAGGGCCTGGTGCTGTTCTTCGTCTCGCTCACCGTGCAGCTTGGCATGTTCAGTACGGGCCCGCTCGGCTGGCTGGCGCTGGCGGGGGTCCTGGCCTGGACCCTGGGCTTCATCTTCGAGACGGTCGGCGACTGGCAGCTGGCGCGGTTCAAGGCCGATCCGTCCAGGCGTGGAACCGTCCTCAACACCGGGCTCTGGCGCTACACCCGGCATCCCAATTATTTCGGCGACGCCGCCGTCTGGGCCGGTCTCTTCCTCGTCGCCGCCGACTCCTGGCCCGGCGTCCTGACCGTCCTCTCCCCGGCCCTGATGATCTGGACCCTCGCCGGCAAAACCGGGAAACCGCTGACGGAGAAAGCCATGTCCGCCCGCCCGGGCTACCGGGAGTACATCGAGTCCACCTCGGGTTTCATCCCCTGGCCGCCCCGCCCGCGCTAGTTGTCGCCACCGGCCACGCGACGCGCAAATGCCCTGCCGCTGCCGGAATTCCGGCAGCGGCAGGGCATTTGCGCAGCGACGGGCGCCGGGCGCTGCGGGTCAGTCGGAGACAACCAGGGTTTCGGCGCCCTGGATGTGCGCGTTGCCGCTTTCCAGCAGCGGCTCGACGACGGCACGCAGCGCCGTCATCGAATCGTCCACTTCCAGCAGCACCGGGTACTGGTACGCGATCAAGGCCAGCAGGTCACGGACCGAGGCCTGGGCCTGCTCCGGGCTGAGCTGCGGATCGTGGCCCAGGAATACCTCCGAGGGCTGCCCGGAGGGGCCGTCCCCGGGGCTCAGCTCCGCATAACTGATGGCGAAAGCCTCCAGCCGGCCTTTCCTGCTGGCCGGGATGCCCTGGCCGAAGGCGCTGGCCTGCGGGGCCCGCAGCACGATCGCGCCGTGGGCACCGCTGAGCTCATCCAGGAACAGCCGCTGCACGGTGCCGATGCCCAGCTCCCCCGGGCTGTCCCAACCGTGCACCGCCGTGTAGTAGCGGCCCACGACGTCGCTCAGTTCCACCGAACCGGTGGCAAGATCCTCCACCCGCTCGGAGGCCGCGGATTCGGAACCGTCACCGAAGACGGGCAGCCTGAGCGCACCGGGCGCCACGACGACGAGGCGTGAGCGCTGGATCGGGGACAGTCCCGCCGCCTCGGCGAACGCCGCCCCCGGGGTGCCGGGCTCCACCTTGCAGCGCAGCCTGGAGACGCCCGACGGCGCCCGTTCGGCCTCGTGGCGGAGCATCGTCAGCAGGGTGGAGCCAATGCCGGCGCGGCGGTGGTTCCGGTCGACCTCGATGTAGGCCCAGAGCCGTTCCGGATGCAGGGAGGCCTCATGTACCACGCCGGCCGCGACCGGGATGGCCACGCCGTCGACGACGTCCTCGGCCACGATGCAGCGGCGCCACGGCGAGTTGCCCGAGGGCGCCAGCGTGCCGCGGAACTGTCCGGCCTGGACCGTTTCCGGGCCGCCCCAGATTTCCAGCAGCGCGAGGTCATCGCCGTCGCGCCATTCACGGTATGCGATCGCCATGCCTAGGCGCCGATCAGGCGTGCGGCCAGGTAGCCCTCCACCTTGTCCAGGGAGACGCGCTCCTGGCTCATCGTGTCGCGTTCGCGGATCGTCACGGCCTGGTCATCAAGGGTTTCGAAGTCCACGGTGATGCAGAACGGGGTGCCGATCTCGTCCTGGCGGCGGTAGCGGCGGCCGATGGCGCCGGCGTCGTCGAACTCGATGTTCCAGCTCCTGCGCAACTGGGCGGCGAGGTCCTTGGCCTTCGGGGAAAGGTCCTCGTTGCGGCTCAGCGGCAGCACGGCGGCCTTGACCGGGGCCAGGCGCGGATCCAGCTTCAGTACTGTGCGGATGTCGACGCCGCCCTTGGCGTTGGGTGCCTCGTCCTCGGTGTACGCGTCGATCATGAACGCCATGAAGGAGCGGGTGAGGCCGGCGGCCGGTTCGATCACGTACGGGGTGTAGCGCTCGTTCGTGGCCTGGTTGAAGTAGCTCAGGTCCGTGCCGGAGGCCTTGGAGTGGGTGGAGAGGTCGAAGTCCGTGCGGTTGGCAATGCCCTCAAGCTCGCCCCACTCGGAGCCCTGGAAACCGAAGCGGTATTCGATGTCCGTGGTGCCCTTGGAGTAGTGGCTGAGCTTCTCCAGCGGGTGCTCGAAGAAGCGCAGGTTTTCCTCACGAATGCCCAGGCTGGTGTACCAGGACATCCGCTCCTTCATCCAGTACCGGTGCCACTGCTCGTCCGTGCCGGGCTCGACGAAGAATTCCATTTCCATCTGCTCGAATTCCCGGGTGCGGAAGATGAAGTTGCCCGGCGTGATCTCGTTGCGGAAGGACTTGCCGATCTGGCCGATGCCGAACGGCGGCTTCTTGCGGGAGGCTGTGAGGACGTTGTTGAAGTTGATGAAGATGCCCTGGGCGGTCTCGGGGCGCAGGTAGTGCAGGCCCTCTTCGCTGGCAACCGGTCCGAGGTAGGTCTTGAGCAGTCCGGAGAACTCCTGGGGCTCGGTCCATTCGCCGCGGGTGCCGCAATTGGCGCAGGCGATGTCCTTGAGGCCGTTCTCGGCGGGTCGGCCCTTCTTTTCCTCGTATTCTTCCTCGAGGTGGTCCGCGCGGTACCGCTTGTGGCAGGAAAGGCACTCCACGAGGGGATCGGAGAAGACCTCGACATGGCCGGATGCCTCCCAGACCTGGCGGGGCAGGATGACGGACGAGTCCAGGCCGACAACGTCTTCGCGGCCGCGGACCACGGACTGCCACCACTGGCGCTTGATGTTTTCCTTGAGCTCGGCTCCAAGGGGCCCGTAGTCCCAGGCAGAACGTGAGCCACCATAGATTTCACCGGCCTGGAATACGAAACCCCGGCGCTTGGCGAGGGAAATGATCTGGTCGAGGACGGATTTTGCTGCCATGGGGGGACTCCAATTTCTACAGGGCCGCTGGGTGCGGTCCGCGGTCTGCGCCCCGGATCCCCGGCTGGTTGCCGGACGGAGCAGTACGAAAGATTGATGTGCAGGATGCTGCGCTTCCTAGCCTACCGGCCAGCTACCGCTTCAAAGCCCCCTTGGGCCAGGGCAGGGTGGCGAGCACGATGGCGGCAAGCGTCAGGAGCGTGCCGAGGACCGTGGGCAGCGCCACCACGGTGCCGGGCACGGGCAGCACCACGTCCAGGGCCAGGGACCCCAGCAGCTGTCCGGCGATCATGCCCAGCCCCGTGACCAGCACCCCGAGACTGCGGACCAGCAGGGCGCCGAGGCCGATGAAGACGCAGCCCATCGGGCCGCCAAGGTAGTACCACCACTGTGCCGGGAGT from Arthrobacter sp. PAMC25564 encodes:
- a CDS encoding GNAT family N-acetyltransferase, whose product is MAIAYREWRDGDDLALLEIWGGPETVQAGQFRGTLAPSGNSPWRRCIVAEDVVDGVAIPVAAGVVHEASLHPERLWAYIEVDRNHRRAGIGSTLLTMLRHEAERAPSGVSRLRCKVEPGTPGAAFAEAAGLSPIQRSRLVVVAPGALRLPVFGDGSESAASERVEDLATGSVELSDVVGRYYTAVHGWDSPGELGIGTVQRLFLDELSGAHGAIVLRAPQASAFGQGIPASRKGRLEAFAISYAELSPGDGPSGQPSEVFLGHDPQLSPEQAQASVRDLLALIAYQYPVLLEVDDSMTALRAVVEPLLESGNAHIQGAETLVVSD
- the dusB gene encoding tRNA dihydrouridine synthase DusB, whose protein sequence is MTVVATPPAPKLELPPLRLGPLTVDTPVILAPMAGITNSAFRRLCREYGGGLYVAEMVTSRALVERTPESLRIIAHDDDEKVRSVQLYGVDPVTVGAAVRLLVEEDRADHIDLNFGCPVPKVTRRGGGSALPWKTDLFTSIVRTAVKEASNGNIPLTIKMRKGIDEDHLTYLDAGRIARDSGVAAVTLHGRTTAQFYSGQADWSAIARLREALPDIPVLGNGDIWSADDAIRMVRETGVDGVVVGRGCQGRPWLFGDLMAAFEGSDVRHKPDLRKVAESVYRHAQLMVETFGDEGKALREIRKHIAWYFKGYVVGSELRTRLALVTSLEVLRGTLDQLDLDSPYPGVDAEGPRGRAGSPKRPALPKDWLLDRTMDAEQSREICHAELDVSGG
- the dnaG gene encoding DNA primase — protein: MSGLIKRVDIDEVRQRTDIKEVVDGYVTLKGAGLGSFKGLCPFHDERSPSFTVRPQAGRYHCFGCGEDGDVISFVQKLDHTSFQEAVEKLASRIGFELHYEDGGSGPNRDEIGRRQRLLDAHKVADEFFRAQLLTPAATEGRNFLYGRGFDRAASEQFGVGYAPQGWDSLLKHLRGRGYTDPELKLTGMFSEGGRGIYDRFRGRLIWPIRDIAGDTIGFGARKLYEDDQGPKYLNTPETALYKKSQVLYGIDLAKRNIARERQLVVVEGYTDVMACHLAGITTAVATCGTAFGTEHIKIARRLLSDDGSGGEVIFTFDGDAAGQKAALRAFEEDQRFVAQTYVAVEPNGADPCDLRQSKGDSAVRDLINTRRPLFEFAIRASLKRHNLDTVEGRIAALREAAPVVAQIRDAAIRPGYARELAGWLGMPVEEVNRAVGAAAKRAQGSGAGGNGQGNRQDHGGGHGIARGYASGGSAPGVAPLPPSPALPSFNRPDPRDPVAAMERQALEVALQEPAMLEGETWQRFSEARFSTPAYLAIHEAIRATGLGFAGDPARWVEQLLQEVPEPLRPLVSELAVVPLPANTAEGVLRYCRDILARLFELQITRVKADKMGQLQRLDASADPEEFQRLNRELMQLEMERRALRSDA
- a CDS encoding deoxyguanosinetriphosphate triphosphohydrolase yields the protein MAETRTTAPVLDGYEARDCARWVEEPPKSTYRSDFERDRARVLHSSALRRLGAKTQVVAPDTDDFVRTRLTHSLEVAQVGRELGHALGCDPDVVDTACLSHDLGHPPFGHNGESALNEVAHAIGGFEGNAQTLRLLTRLEPKVLAPDGRPAGLNLTRASLDAAAKYPWSAENAPVLHGERTSKFGAYEDDLPIFDWIREGAPGRRSCLEAQVMDLADDISYSVHDVEDAIVAGHFQLRWMDNPDHRARVVGYAKQWYLPHNDPAAIDAALARLEATRVWVREADGSRKSMAALKDMTSQLIGRFCQSALEATRAVYGPENLTRYNAELIVPDETVMEIAVMKGLATTFVMTTEHRQPIYERQREVLHALVTALTATGDRHLEPMFAADWRDAEDDGARLRVVIDQVASLTDGSALALYERLVGSLPSLW
- a CDS encoding DUF1295 domain-containing protein, which gives rise to MPFFPLGAFLASLPWAAAALAVLLALTFAVAVRQGRHSVMDTVWGLGFVVVAAVSWLLSAGHGDGGRRLLLLALVAVWGIRLAAHIGLRSRGGHEDPRYVDMLSAAPGSRHVYALRRVYLPQGLVLFFVSLTVQLGMFSTGPLGWLALAGVLAWTLGFIFETVGDWQLARFKADPSRRGTVLNTGLWRYTRHPNYFGDAAVWAGLFLVAADSWPGVLTVLSPALMIWTLAGKTGKPLTEKAMSARPGYREYIESTSGFIPWPPRPR
- a CDS encoding alpha/beta hydrolase, which gives rise to MEGNGVAKRRLDDREHEAAGAGPAAKAVLTVAEAAGTTRGVALVLHGGEADSYGTVRARNLSPARMLPFVQALRAQGGPHGLAVWNLRNRYRGWNGEDMSPVQDARWALAQISREHPRLPVYLLGHSMGGLTAMCVADDPQVAAVVALAPWLSMETPVERVAGRRILIVHGTEDRWTSPANSLAYARRADGVAESVDYVALKGAGHFMLRRVGLWNSLANGFILDAFAAGTGIGTGIEAGTEALRRILPAAGGSLPVVL
- a CDS encoding YibE/F family protein, which encodes MGAGHSHAHTDHAEPTPQALAARKKANWILAAVLVPLTLLTLAAMVMMWPSGSKEGITLASPYAAAPGVTFDTGKIQRVVSGNCMDGQPAQQGSQCTFAYTEPDKGGNPVKVVINPDVAKSHGVKPGDNIRYLNLSQAQGAAAGQGSPAYVFVDFVRTLPIIFLALLYAVVVIAVARWRGLRALIGLVGAYAVLVSFILPGLVEGKPPLLLALVGSTVIMIGVLYFAHGFSARTSTALLGTMFGLGITSLLAAWATDAANLAGVGNHDAATLANISDHISISGIILCGLIISGLGVLNDVTITQSSAVWELWELAPQTSARKLFSSAMRIGRDHIASTVYTIAFAYAGAALPILIIVMLYERPLGDALTSAELSEEVIRTLVGSIGLVLAIPVTTLIAVLVVKATGIKAGARGVRMTTGGRVSAAVQAPPRAADDAVGVTGRDRGGDAAGGSETAPDTRRGRRAAVRS
- a CDS encoding FAD-binding oxidoreductase, encoding MNATSLDGLREQVRGQIVTPADADYDAARAVYNGMIDKRPAAVVRVSQVADVIACINFARDNAMDLAIRGGGHSAPGFGTWDGALVIDFANTSGVRVDPVARTARSEAGATWADFNHATHAFGLATTGGIVGSTGVAGLTLGGGIGYLARKYGLSCDNLISADVVTAEGKFVTASESENEDLFWALRGGGGNFGVVTSLEYRLHPVDMVHVGIVIYPMEHAETVAKFYRDYLASAPEEFGSFLGFALGPPVPFLPEEWHGKPVAVVVGMWAGDQAEGPSRWKPFLDVAPVAGSMVGPMPYPALNQAFDPLLPKGLQGYWKADFLAELNDGAINTHLDYGSRVPSVQTAVHLYSIDGAVQRVGATETAFANRNVKFAPVIAGIWSDPADNEANIAWVREYAAALRPYSAPGGYINFMDGDDLPRVAENYGENFKRLSAIKAKYDPQNLFHINQNIPPQ